A region from the Sorex araneus isolate mSorAra2 chromosome 6, mSorAra2.pri, whole genome shotgun sequence genome encodes:
- the LOC101554526 gene encoding olfactory receptor 5A1-like, translating into MEPTIIMEEERNHSSVVMFLFMGLTDDKELQLILFPVFLGIYLVTLFWNLCLIIIIRMDPHLHIPMYFFLSCLSLIDICFTSSISPKMLSDFFKDEKIISFVGCATQYFVGCWMGLSECCLLVAMAYDRYVAIGNPLQYSAIMAPGLCQKMVAGAFCVGFFSSVVQTIPCFKLYYCGSNIIQHFFCDLPQIITLSCSNPFITQIIIFLVALFVGFGSLLIILLSYGFITASILKISSVKGSAKAFNTCASHLTVVTLFYGAALSVYLHPSSNHTKKQDKVLSVVYVILIPMLNPLIYSLRNKEIKEALKRMMKQYPHILKNRDSLK; encoded by the coding sequence ATGGAACCAACCATCATTATGGAAGAGGAAAGAAACCATTCCTCAGTGGTCATGTTTCTTTTCATGGGACTCACAGATGACAAAGAGCTGCAGCTTATTCTCTTTCCAGTCTTCCTAGGAATCTATCTTGTGACCTTATTCTGGAACCTGTGTCTTATAATAATCATCAGGATGGACCCGCACCTGCACATTCCTATGTACTTTTTTCTCAGTTGCCTTTCATTAATAGATATTTGCTTTACTTCTTCCATCAGCCCAAAGATGCTTTCAGATTTCTTTAAAGacgagaaaataatttcttttgttggCTGTGCCACTCAGTATTTTGTTGGGTGCTGGATGGGTTTGTCCGAGTGCTGCCTCTTGGtagccatggcctatgacagataCGTGGCCATTGGTAATCCTCTACAATACTCAGCCATCATGGCACCTGGCCTCTGTCAGAAGATGGTGGCTGGGGCCTTCTGCGTTGGTTTCTTTAGTAGCGTAGTTCAAACAATTCCTTGCTTTAAACTGTACTACTGTGGTTCAAATATCATTCAACATTTCTTCTGTGACTTACCTCAGATTATTACCTTGTCTTGCTCCAACCCTTTTATCACCcagataattatttttcttgtagctctgtttgttggttttgggtctTTGCTCATTATTCTGTTATCCTATGGTTTTATTACAGCTTCCATCCTGAAAATATCCTCAGTGAAAGGTAGTGCCAAGGCCTTCAATACTTGTGCCTCCCACCTTACAGTTGTGACCCTTTTCTATGGCGCAGCTCTCTCTGTGTACCTGCATCCTAGTTCTAACCACACCAAGAAGCAAGACAAAGTTTTGTCGGTGGTCTACGTTATCCTCATTCCCATGTTAAACCCTCTTATCTATAGTCTGAGAAACAAAGAGATCAAAGAGGCCCTCAAGAGGATGATGAA
- the LOC129406031 gene encoding olfactory receptor 5A1-like — protein sequence MESDNSMEIDRNYTSSVVMFVFLGITDEKELQLILFPVFLGVYLVTLFWNLSLIILIRMDSHLHTPMYFFLSILSSIDVCYSTSISPRMLSDFFKDDKTISFIACATQYFVASWMGQTECCLLAAMAYDRYVAIGNPLQYSTIMAPGLCQKMVTGALGTGFICSLLETIPAFRMYYCGSNVIQHFFCNISEVIVLSCSSPFITQMILFLAILFVGFGSFLAILLSYGFITASILKMSSIKGSLKAFNTCASHLAVVALFYIPVFFVYLHPHSTHSEKQDKMLSVFYIIITPMLNPLIYSLRNKEIKEALKRMIKKAQHFFSLKVKPPRNLFVSQKVALQLQLVASILLGLEWAHSAMLWICA from the exons ATGGAATCAGACAATTCCATGGAAATAGATAGAAATTACACATCATCAGTGGTCATGTTTGTTTTCCTGGGAATCACAGATGAAAAAGAGCTGCAGCTCATTCTCTTTCCAGTCTTCCTAGGAGTCTATCTGGTGACCTTATTCTGGAACCTGAGTCTTATTATACTTATCAGGATGGACTCTCACCTGCATACGCCCATGTACTTTTTTCTCAGCATCTTGTCGTCTATAGATGTCTGTTATTCTACTTCCATCAGCCCCAGGATGCTTTCAGACTTCTTCAAGGATGATAAGACAATTTCCTTTATTGCCTGTGCTACCCAGTATTTTGTGGCATCCTGGATGGGTCAGACTGAGTGTTGCCTCCTGGccgccatggcctatgacagataCGTGGCCATTGGTAACCCTCTGCAATACTCAACCATCATGGCGCCTGGGCTCTGTCAGAAGATGGTGACTGGGGCCCTTGGAACTGGTTTCATCTGTAGTTTGCTTGAGACAATTCCTGCCTTTCGTATGTACTACTGTGGGTCAAATGTCATTCAACATTTCTTTTGTAACATATCTGAGGTTATTGTCTTGTCTTGCTCTAGTCCCTTCATCACCCAGATGATTCTGTTTTTGGCAATTTTATTTGTTGGCTTTGGTTCTTTCCTTGCTATTTTGTTATCCTATGGTTTCATCACAGCATCCATCCTAAAAATGTCTTCCATCAAAGGTAGTCTTAAGGCCTTCAATACCTGTGCCTCACATTTGGCAGTTGTAGCACTCTTCTATATCCCAGTCTTCTTTGTTTACTTACATCCTCATTCTACACACTCTGAAAAGCAGGACAAGATGCTCTCAGTTTTCTATATTATCATCACCCCCATGCTAAACCCTCTTATCTATAGTCTGAGGAACAAGGAGATCAAAGAAGCACTCAAGAGGATGATAAAGAAggctcaacattttttttca CTCAAAGTGAAACCTCCCAGAAACCTCTTTGTTTCCCAGAAGGTGGCACTGCAGCTCCAGTTAGTGGCTTCTATCCTTTTAGGACTGGAGTGGGCACACTCGGCCATGCTATGGATCTGTGcatga